From Xenopus tropicalis strain Nigerian chromosome 3, UCB_Xtro_10.0, whole genome shotgun sequence, the proteins below share one genomic window:
- the LOC116409493 gene encoding ABC transporter F family member 4-like yields the protein MAFFILYIFILLFSYIHNNNGIPTNYLNESQHKMIKDCEKFNATADSYTTPPMEQAVLGMVAAAVIIVLLYKIGKQLKKLKDRIVEDIEKQERNTSAGSSNGMKWSIIVIDETSTGPEKTVYIIEGGHNRAESSVSTKVDAGKEIPNVIEEEEITNSVPTKEPEKVEANIKDSGEENTSQVPVEGEKLKDELEIEDKQLPNEKCEKEEEQIPCEEYGNAEEKKISKTDTRDGIKKKKEWLKSIFKGRKKAKKDKNNDKK from the exons ATGgctttttttattctatatatttttattttacttttttcttatatTCACAATAATAATGGAATTCCTACAAATTATCTGAATG AATCTCAACATAAAATGATTAAAGATTGTGAGAAATTCAATGCAACTG CAGATTCTTATACAACACCACCAATGGAACAAGCAGTTCTTGGAATGGTGGCTGCGGCTGTCATTATCGTCCTGCTTTATAAGATTGG TAAGCAGCTAAAAAAGCTGAAGGATAGAATTGTGGAAGATATAGAAAAGCAGGAGAGGAACACATCAGCAG gatCTTCGAATGGGATGAAATGGTCAATTATCGTCATTGATG AGACATCCACTGGGCCTGAAAAAACCGTGTATATAATTGAAG GAGGCCATAACAGAGCTGAAAGTTCAGTGTCAACTAAAGTGGATGCTGGGAAAGAGATCCCAAATGTCATTGAAGAGGAAGAGATAACTAACTCTGTTCCAACGAAGGAACCAGAGAAGGTAGAGGCAAATATAAAGGATTCTGGGGAAGAGAATACATCACAAGTCCCTGTAGAAGGAGAAAAACTTAAAGATGAATTGGAGATAGAGGATAAACAGCTCCCTAATGAGAAATGTGAGAAAGAGGAAGAACAGATTCCATGTGAGGAATATGGAAATGCTGAGGAAAAGAAAATCAGCAAAACTGATACCAGAGATGGTATCAAGAAAAAGAAAGAGTGGTTGAAGTCTATCTTCAAAGGtagaaagaaagcaaagaaagacaaAAACAATGACAAGAAATGA